One segment of Cololabis saira isolate AMF1-May2022 chromosome 9, fColSai1.1, whole genome shotgun sequence DNA contains the following:
- the ch25hl3 gene encoding cholesterol 25-hydroxylase: MDAPVLQGLWDWVRAGQEDILLSPYLPASYALLTHVLLCAPFLALDAAGSVSARVRGWRIAAGSGPPPSLRSWLDCFGRVLFKYALAILPATALVQPLLRRGAELPPRAPSCRRLCAELAACCLLFDAFVFVWHYYLHRVPWLYRRIHQQHHKHRIPFALAAQDASSAELLSLMLLALGSAWLLGCHPLSELLFHLLNSWLAVEDHCGYNLPRPLSILGGAPHHQTHHIHPNTNYAPYFTHWDRLFGTYRASVVR, encoded by the exons ATGGACGCACCGGTCCTGCAGGGTCTCTGGGACTGGGTGAGAGCCGGCCAGGAGGACATCCTGCTCTCCCCCTACCTGCCCGCGTCCTACGCGCTCCTGACGCACGTCCTGCTGTGCGCGCCGTTCCTGGCGCTGGACGCCGCGGGCAGCGTGAGTGCGCGGGTCCGCGGCTGGAGGATCGCAGCGGGCTCGGGTCCGCCGCCGTCCCTGCGGAGCTGGCTGGACTGCTTTGGAAGAGTCCTGTTCAAGTACGCGCTGGCCATCCTGCCCGCCACGGCGCTGGTGCAGCCGCTGCTGCGCCGCGGCGCCGAGCTGCCGCCGCGGGCTCCGTCCTGCCGCCGCCTCTGCGCCGAGCTGGCCGCCTGCTGCCTGCTGTTCGACGCCTTTGTCTTTGTGTGGCACTACTACCTGCACAG AGTCCCCTGGTTGTACCGGAGAATCCACCAGCAGCACCATAAGCACCGTATTCCCTTCGCTCTGGCAGCCCAGGACGCCAGCTCGGCCGAGCTGCTGTCCCTGATGCTGCTGGCTCTGGGCAGCGCCTGGCTGCTGGGCTGCCACCCTCTCAGCGAGCTCCTCTTCCACCTCCTCAACAGCTGGCTGGCCGTGGAGGACCACTGCGGATACAACTTACCCAGGCCGCTCTCCATTCTGGGAGGAGCCCCCCACCACCAGACCCATCACATCCACCCAAACACCAACTACGCCCCCTACTTCACCCACTGGGATCGCCTCTTTGGCACGTACCGTGCGTCAGTAGTGCGTTGA